In a genomic window of Sphingomonas koreensis:
- a CDS encoding potassium channel family protein: MRNLKAATDTLRELAAAYLVLVLAAAALFMYLESAPFLDSVYWAGTNATSTGYGDISPKTAGGRVLALALMHISIFGVAPMIVVRLIDRLNENRDAFTHEEQELILARLDRIEALLAAQQTRPEAQRE, from the coding sequence ATGCGCAACCTCAAGGCGGCGACCGATACGCTGCGCGAGCTGGCGGCGGCGTATCTGGTGCTGGTGCTCGCCGCGGCAGCGTTGTTCATGTATCTCGAAAGCGCGCCGTTCCTCGACAGCGTCTACTGGGCCGGAACCAATGCGACCTCGACCGGCTATGGCGACATCTCGCCCAAGACCGCGGGTGGGCGGGTGCTGGCATTGGCGCTGATGCATATCTCGATCTTCGGGGTCGCGCCGATGATCGTCGTCCGGCTGATCGACCGGCTCAACGAGAATCGCGATGCCTTCACCCATGAGGAGCAGGAGCTGATCCTCGCGCGTCTCGACCGGATCGAGGCGCTGCTCGCCGCGCAGCAGACTCGCCCCGAAGCGCAGCGCGAATGA
- a CDS encoding DUF350 domain-containing protein, giving the protein MFQYFIATVPHFLAYFAAAVALAVAFLLIYVTVTPHREFKLIREGNSAAATQLTGTFLGFAIPVAIVIGNSVSIPDMLLWGGVAAIVQLVVFFVISRLLFKSISDKIAENCVASGIFVGGMGLGIGILQAACMVP; this is encoded by the coding sequence ATGTTCCAGTATTTCATCGCCACGGTGCCGCATTTCCTGGCCTATTTCGCCGCGGCGGTGGCGCTCGCCGTCGCGTTCCTGCTGATCTATGTGACGGTCACGCCGCATCGCGAGTTCAAGCTGATCCGCGAAGGGAACAGCGCCGCCGCGACCCAGCTGACCGGCACCTTTCTCGGCTTCGCCATTCCCGTCGCGATCGTGATCGGCAATTCGGTGAGCATTCCCGACATGCTGCTGTGGGGCGGTGTCGCCGCGATCGTTCAGCTCGTGGTCTTCTTCGTCATCTCGCGGCTTCTGTTCAAGTCGATCTCGGACAAGATCGCCGAGAACTGCGTCGCTTCCGGCATCTTCGTCGGCGGCATGGGGCTCGGCATCGGTATCCTCCAGGCAGCGTGCATGGTCCCCTGA